In Deinococcus cellulosilyticus NBRC 106333 = KACC 11606, a single window of DNA contains:
- a CDS encoding response regulator transcription factor, which yields MPSSPHLLLIEDDPGVREALSLALELHGYRVSCAPSGNQGLKLLKQQPDLVVLDVLLPDLNGFEVLKSIRSQTDLPVLMLTALDEVEWRVRGLKGGADDYLVKPYALSELLARIEAVLRRTRNQLSRDFLAYEDLTLDREKMQATRQGRPLDLSFKGLKLLEVFLQHPERVLSREALMQGVWGEDVENNTLEVQLSGLRRALGDPPLVHTLRGYGYVLRKP from the coding sequence ATGCCGTCAAGTCCTCACCTGCTGCTGATTGAAGATGACCCTGGCGTCAGAGAGGCCCTCTCTCTGGCGCTGGAACTGCATGGCTACCGGGTCAGCTGTGCCCCTTCGGGAAACCAGGGCCTCAAGCTCTTAAAGCAACAACCCGACCTTGTGGTGCTCGATGTGCTGCTCCCGGACCTCAATGGTTTTGAGGTGCTGAAATCCATCCGCAGCCAGACCGACCTTCCGGTCCTGATGCTCACCGCCCTCGATGAGGTGGAATGGCGGGTGCGGGGCCTCAAAGGTGGCGCGGATGACTATCTGGTGAAGCCCTACGCCCTTTCGGAATTGCTGGCCCGCATTGAGGCGGTGCTCAGGCGCACCCGCAACCAGCTCAGCCGTGACTTTCTGGCCTACGAGGACCTGACGCTGGACCGTGAGAAAATGCAGGCCACCCGTCAGGGCAGGCCCCTGGACCTGAGCTTCAAGGGCCTGAAGTTGCTGGAGGTGTTCCTGCAGCACCCCGAGCGGGTTCTGAGCAGAGAGGCCCTGATGCAGGGGGTGTGGGGTGAGGACGTTGAGAACAACACCCTGGAAGTTCAACTCTCCGGGCTTCGCAGGGCACTGGGGGACCCCCCCCTGGTGCACACCCTGCGGGGGTACGGTTATGTCCTGAGGAAACCATGA
- a CDS encoding vWA domain-containing protein — MTAKMYSLTTCVALGVLLGACNPTPSVTYTPPKTGTVNGYTIDATNKDTIKFNVSALDDGGKVILNGKIDSFTVKVDEVTGNPESNNAADVTATTTICGQYTSAGGPITCAVVLDASSSMTSTDPDEKRSEAAKQFVGRISSTDQVAVANFGAGGKDPYEDLHVYQSFTADKALLNKAIDDATKATGSTPLWESTVEATDLLSKAAGNNKIALVLTDGQANGTGNVDTTIAAAQKANVKLFMVGLAKGQIDERDMQKAAQMTGGLYSKVTEAAQLNDLFNKAFNQSQAFACLQVVFKLKGKVPAAGTEIKGTLTIKMNGGQFVAPYAVTFL, encoded by the coding sequence ATGACTGCAAAAATGTATTCTCTCACCACATGCGTTGCCCTTGGTGTTCTGCTGGGTGCCTGCAACCCAACCCCGTCCGTCACCTACACCCCACCCAAAACGGGCACGGTGAACGGCTACACCATTGATGCCACCAACAAAGACACCATCAAATTCAATGTCAGTGCCCTGGACGATGGGGGCAAAGTGATCCTGAACGGCAAGATCGACAGTTTCACTGTGAAAGTGGATGAGGTGACCGGCAACCCAGAAAGCAACAATGCAGCAGATGTGACCGCCACCACCACCATCTGCGGACAGTACACCTCTGCAGGAGGACCCATCACCTGTGCTGTGGTGCTGGATGCCAGTTCATCCATGACCAGCACCGATCCCGACGAGAAACGCAGTGAAGCCGCCAAACAATTCGTGGGTCGAATCTCCAGCACAGACCAGGTCGCCGTGGCCAACTTTGGAGCAGGCGGAAAAGACCCATATGAAGATTTGCACGTCTACCAGTCTTTCACTGCAGACAAAGCCCTCCTCAACAAAGCCATTGACGATGCCACCAAAGCAACTGGCAGTACGCCCCTGTGGGAATCCACGGTCGAGGCCACCGACCTCCTGAGCAAAGCTGCAGGAAACAACAAAATCGCCCTGGTGCTGACCGACGGCCAGGCCAACGGCACGGGAAATGTGGACACCACCATTGCCGCAGCCCAGAAAGCCAATGTGAAACTCTTCATGGTTGGCCTGGCCAAAGGCCAGATCGACGAGAGGGACATGCAGAAAGCGGCCCAGATGACCGGAGGGCTGTACTCCAAGGTGACCGAGGCCGCTCAACTCAATGACCTCTTCAACAAGGCCTTCAACCAGAGCCAGGCTTTTGCCTGCCTGCAGGTGGTCTTCAAGCTGAAAGGCAAGGTGCCTGCTGCGGGGACCGAAATCAAAGGGACCCTCACCATCAAAATGAACGGCGGACAGTTTGTGGCCCCATACGCTGTGACCTTCCTCTGA
- a CDS encoding diguanylate cyclase domain-containing protein: MTGPIDTLFINLCMVVALSYLISLTYTRWKVVEDDWRLKVARSLMAALCAVLLLMHGLKFQETIILDLKLVPILLIVLRYGPLYGLLSSLPLLMVRLTVLQDLPPQLFLTGYTLFMLTLLGVHKSITQDVKPYLRACALSLFAYHLPWAFSPRRAELLLVMLPSVLFNMLGFAIAMMVIRSRILYLKATHHLRTEAQTDPLTGIYNRRQFEMDMPGLNPGDSLLLLDLDHFKQVNDRHGHQTGDRVLQEFTALLQSCTRNRDRVYRIGGEEFLVVLRAVTPAGSARIAERIRSQVAAHAFEAVGQLTVSGGWCMLQQDRAVEDTLQQADHFLYQAKQQGRNQMCCCLDPQQALPSLE, encoded by the coding sequence ATGACCGGACCCATCGACACCCTCTTCATCAACCTGTGCATGGTGGTGGCCCTGTCATACCTGATCAGCCTCACCTACACCCGCTGGAAAGTGGTGGAAGACGACTGGCGGCTCAAGGTGGCCCGTTCCCTGATGGCCGCCCTGTGTGCAGTCCTGCTGCTGATGCACGGCCTGAAATTCCAGGAGACCATCATTCTCGATCTCAAACTGGTCCCCATTTTGCTGATTGTGTTGCGCTATGGACCACTGTATGGACTGCTCTCCAGCCTGCCTCTGCTGATGGTCCGCCTGACGGTGCTGCAGGACCTGCCTCCACAACTCTTTCTGACGGGTTACACCCTCTTCATGCTGACCCTCCTGGGGGTTCACAAAAGCATCACACAGGATGTGAAACCTTACCTGAGGGCCTGCGCCCTTTCCCTGTTTGCGTACCACCTGCCGTGGGCTTTCTCGCCCAGACGGGCAGAGTTGCTGCTGGTGATGCTGCCGAGTGTGCTTTTCAACATGCTGGGCTTTGCCATTGCCATGATGGTGATTCGCAGCCGCATCCTGTACCTGAAGGCCACCCACCACCTGCGAACCGAAGCCCAGACCGACCCCCTGACGGGCATTTACAACCGCAGGCAGTTCGAAATGGACATGCCTGGCCTCAATCCAGGAGATTCCCTGCTGCTGCTGGACCTCGACCATTTCAAGCAGGTCAACGACCGGCATGGGCACCAGACCGGAGACCGGGTGCTGCAGGAATTCACTGCCCTGCTGCAAAGCTGCACCCGCAACAGGGACCGGGTGTACCGGATCGGCGGAGAGGAATTTCTGGTGGTCCTCCGCGCTGTGACCCCTGCTGGATCGGCCCGGATTGCAGAGCGCATCCGCTCACAGGTGGCTGCGCATGCTTTTGAAGCGGTGGGACAGCTCACCGTGAGTGGTGGATGGTGCATGCTTCAGCAGGACAGGGCCGTTGAGGACACCCTGCAGCAGGCAGACCACTTCCTGTATCAGGCCAAGCAGCAGGGACGCAACCAGATGTGCTGTTGCCTGGACCCGCAGCAGGCCCTTCCCAGCCTGGAGTAA
- a CDS encoding AAA family ATPase: MPEHSSNPAGWHLSVLGGASLQGADTHHRLERRTAAVLAYLALEGETPKYRLAGLLWPDSSEETARGNMRQLLRRLRVLTGTDLIEGVGQIRLKPEVTSDVGTLREVFHQGNAEAVLQYEGELLEGEDYDDTPDFAEWLTGARETLRDLHLRALRKQTALLEKQGNWASALEYAWQVVHTEPLSEEGYRTVMRLQYLLGDRGAAVATFERCQTLLGELLNTSPLPDTLKLLAEIQQGSLQVPVEKPAAPDIPLSVLRPPALIGREEQWGLLEAAWKNRKVIFVRGEAGAGKTRLALDFAHSKGEVLLLEVRPGDREVPYATLARLIRKLIQHRSEPNTLLHPWMAQELSRVVPELGKEVQPSIRSDLERLRFLDGLLQGTLALLQSSILVLDDLQCADRATLEFLGHLLSSGQLLTPLFVTFRTDEASAALLHLLKRAQETDDAGIIDVNALTESQVTRLLDSLNLAGFPQASVRRITRYTGGVPLFVVETVRHLLETGLQDETLPAKLLSGRASRIIEKRLERLDAPTLRVAQAAAIWEEDITLEQLSDVLQQPLLDVLDAWEKLHAAQFVQGHRFSHDLLREAVLSGLPEAISTWLHRRAALVVGAEQPLRQARHWLQAGEKERAAPLFVQAAREAARFLQFQDAAKLYQQGARCHEDSGKREEAFEGHAAVFERLWLHDLGSLLDTGVEALQRLAHTGLQQARAAAAASITQLVLYRNFAGAEEAALCGLHGLKSTGGEHPVVRAELLRLLIEARTHQKHPESTLEAMQQAQPLLESLPAESQAALHMSIGAAYLLLWQDERSLEHLGKASQLFEQQGDGYGASYARLIAAHMLEAAGKQTQAEQVRQQVDARLSQTEKRGSVQYFNLVKLGINLTGQHRYREALQHLEQARVLLPEVGRPAGLLERALADLYCALGAWELSEKAALAALQDPEPLDEGWGLAWIRLGQVLGMKGEPQEAQVAFREAGNFLGRVPLPEGQARFLLLQAEKAAPAQSLELTNRVLNLPRLSQGLQMRALTLQAQAHLRLGEHDTARQLSARVMEPEAPDLFEDPLLPLMVQHQIQVTAGKADCDVLQRMRDWLQNWVPLHVPEEHQQDYFNKPAVRAALEVLETTRSGIVWKGN, encoded by the coding sequence ATGCCAGAACACAGCTCCAACCCCGCCGGATGGCACCTTTCTGTGCTGGGGGGTGCATCCCTGCAAGGGGCAGACACCCACCACCGCCTGGAACGCCGGACGGCTGCAGTGCTGGCCTACCTTGCCCTGGAAGGGGAAACGCCCAAATACCGACTGGCAGGCCTGCTGTGGCCGGACTCCAGCGAGGAGACTGCCAGGGGCAACATGCGGCAACTGTTGCGGCGCTTGAGGGTGCTCACGGGAACGGACCTGATCGAAGGGGTGGGGCAGATCCGCCTGAAACCAGAGGTCACCTCGGATGTGGGCACCTTGCGTGAAGTGTTCCACCAGGGAAATGCAGAGGCCGTGTTGCAGTATGAAGGGGAACTTCTTGAAGGGGAAGATTACGACGACACCCCGGATTTTGCAGAATGGCTGACCGGGGCCAGGGAAACCCTGCGCGATTTGCACCTGCGTGCCCTCAGAAAGCAGACGGCTTTGCTGGAAAAGCAGGGCAACTGGGCATCGGCCCTGGAGTACGCCTGGCAGGTGGTGCACACCGAGCCTTTAAGTGAAGAAGGGTACCGCACCGTGATGCGGCTGCAGTACCTGCTCGGAGACAGAGGGGCTGCAGTGGCGACCTTTGAACGCTGCCAGACGCTTCTCGGGGAGCTCTTGAACACCAGCCCTCTGCCTGACACCCTGAAGCTGCTGGCGGAAATCCAGCAGGGCAGCCTTCAGGTGCCTGTGGAAAAGCCTGCTGCCCCAGACATTCCGCTTTCGGTGCTGCGTCCGCCTGCCCTGATTGGGCGTGAAGAACAGTGGGGGTTGCTGGAAGCAGCCTGGAAAAACAGAAAGGTGATTTTTGTGCGCGGTGAAGCAGGGGCGGGCAAAACCCGACTGGCCCTGGATTTCGCCCACAGCAAAGGGGAGGTGCTGCTGCTGGAAGTCCGCCCCGGGGACCGTGAGGTGCCTTACGCCACCCTGGCCCGCCTGATCCGCAAGCTGATCCAGCATCGATCCGAGCCAAACACCCTGTTGCACCCCTGGATGGCGCAGGAACTCTCGCGGGTGGTGCCTGAACTTGGAAAGGAGGTCCAGCCCTCCATCCGTTCGGACCTGGAACGCCTGAGGTTCCTTGATGGCCTGCTGCAGGGAACCCTCGCTTTGCTGCAGAGCAGCATTCTGGTGCTTGATGACCTGCAGTGCGCAGACCGGGCCACCCTGGAGTTTCTGGGTCACCTGCTTTCCAGTGGACAGCTCCTCACACCGTTGTTCGTCACCTTCCGCACAGATGAAGCCTCAGCTGCTTTGCTGCACCTTCTCAAAAGGGCACAGGAAACAGACGATGCAGGGATCATTGATGTGAATGCCCTGACCGAAAGCCAGGTGACCAGACTGCTGGATTCGCTGAACCTTGCTGGGTTTCCACAGGCTTCTGTTCGCAGGATCACCCGCTACACAGGCGGAGTCCCACTCTTCGTGGTGGAAACCGTCCGGCACCTGCTGGAAACCGGGCTGCAAGACGAGACTCTGCCTGCAAAACTGCTGTCGGGTCGGGCCAGCAGGATCATCGAAAAGCGCCTGGAACGCCTCGATGCCCCCACCCTCAGGGTGGCCCAGGCTGCAGCCATCTGGGAGGAGGACATCACCCTGGAACAGCTCTCGGATGTGCTGCAGCAGCCGCTGCTGGACGTGCTGGACGCCTGGGAAAAACTTCATGCTGCACAGTTTGTGCAGGGGCACCGTTTCAGCCATGACCTGCTGAGGGAAGCGGTGCTCTCCGGGCTCCCCGAGGCCATCAGCACATGGCTTCACCGTCGGGCTGCTCTGGTGGTGGGAGCAGAGCAGCCCCTCAGACAGGCCAGACACTGGCTGCAGGCTGGAGAAAAAGAACGTGCTGCCCCTCTGTTTGTGCAGGCTGCCAGGGAAGCTGCCCGATTTCTGCAATTTCAGGATGCAGCAAAGCTGTACCAGCAGGGGGCACGTTGTCATGAAGACAGTGGGAAACGGGAAGAGGCCTTTGAAGGGCACGCGGCGGTCTTTGAGCGATTGTGGCTGCATGATCTGGGAAGCCTGCTGGACACGGGCGTGGAAGCCCTGCAAAGGCTGGCCCACACAGGCCTTCAGCAGGCGCGGGCTGCAGCTGCGGCTTCCATCACCCAGCTGGTTTTGTACCGCAACTTTGCAGGGGCAGAAGAGGCTGCCCTGTGCGGCCTCCATGGCCTGAAGTCCACAGGTGGGGAGCACCCTGTTGTGCGTGCAGAGCTGCTGCGTCTGCTGATTGAGGCCCGCACCCACCAGAAGCATCCAGAAAGCACCCTGGAAGCCATGCAGCAGGCACAGCCCCTGCTCGAAAGCCTGCCTGCTGAAAGTCAGGCCGCCCTGCACATGTCCATCGGAGCGGCGTACTTGCTGCTCTGGCAGGATGAACGCTCCCTCGAGCACCTTGGGAAGGCCTCACAGCTGTTTGAGCAACAGGGCGATGGGTACGGAGCTTCTTATGCCCGCCTGATTGCTGCCCACATGCTGGAAGCAGCCGGGAAGCAGACACAGGCAGAACAGGTCCGCCAGCAGGTGGACGCCCGCCTCAGCCAGACCGAGAAACGGGGTTCGGTGCAGTATTTCAATCTGGTGAAACTGGGCATCAACCTGACAGGGCAGCACCGTTACCGTGAGGCGTTGCAGCATCTGGAACAGGCCCGGGTGCTGCTCCCGGAGGTGGGTCGGCCTGCTGGCCTGCTGGAACGAGCACTTGCAGACCTGTACTGCGCGCTTGGTGCATGGGAGCTCAGCGAAAAGGCTGCCCTTGCTGCTCTGCAGGACCCTGAGCCCCTTGATGAAGGCTGGGGCCTGGCGTGGATTCGGCTTGGGCAGGTGCTGGGCATGAAAGGTGAGCCGCAGGAGGCCCAGGTTGCTTTCAGGGAAGCTGGAAATTTTCTGGGCCGTGTGCCCCTTCCTGAAGGTCAGGCCAGATTTCTTCTGTTGCAGGCCGAGAAGGCCGCACCTGCTCAAAGCCTGGAGCTCACAAACCGTGTGTTGAACCTGCCCCGCCTGTCACAGGGCCTGCAAATGCGGGCGCTGACCCTGCAGGCACAGGCCCACCTGAGACTCGGGGAACACGACACTGCGCGGCAGCTTTCTGCCCGTGTGATGGAACCTGAAGCTCCTGATCTTTTCGAAGATCCCCTGCTTCCTTTGATGGTGCAGCACCAGATTCAGGTGACTGCTGGCAAGGCTGACTGTGATGTTCTGCAACGCATGAGGGACTGGCTGCAAAACTGGGTGCCCCTGCATGTTCCAGAAGAGCATCAGCAGGATTATTTCAACAAACCTGCTGTGCGGGCAGCTCTGGAGGTTTTGGAGACCACCAGATCAGGCATCGTCTGGAAAGGGAACTGA
- a CDS encoding TolC family protein gives MKTLMIAVLLTVPSAHALSLPDLLKAYPSHHPEVLQARQDLQQSEAEFRRTEQDPDTLAFERLKASHKQSRLKARLQQTVLTSQKSLTDRYWSLFIKTRMLQELPWKQKLAETKLNIARTRKSTGAGTQQEVQQAEQDLRSLKAEADQTVLEVEQLCQELSQQTGLKIQPNTPLTEPAVKTTLPAFKVQIEFRVDVLEAQQNVAEAELQLKLLDPIFNSRRDQEERQAALEGAKTSLESTEAAARRDIQKARDDFKKAVSQLFLAEDQLKTQESTYSKDQQKHQQGILAQIKLLESEASLRDSRRKLLEARQQVADSWASLAVALNQPMADPQEKSQ, from the coding sequence ATGAAAACCCTGATGATTGCTGTGCTGCTCACTGTTCCCTCAGCCCACGCGCTTTCTCTGCCCGACCTTCTGAAAGCCTATCCATCCCATCATCCAGAGGTCTTGCAGGCGAGACAGGACCTGCAGCAGTCAGAGGCAGAATTCAGACGCACCGAACAGGACCCGGACACCCTGGCCTTTGAGCGACTGAAAGCCAGCCACAAGCAGAGCCGCCTGAAGGCCCGCTTGCAACAGACTGTCCTCACTTCCCAGAAGTCCCTGACCGACCGTTACTGGTCACTCTTCATCAAAACCCGCATGCTGCAGGAGCTTCCCTGGAAGCAGAAGCTGGCAGAAACAAAACTCAACATTGCCCGCACCCGCAAATCCACTGGCGCAGGCACCCAGCAGGAGGTTCAACAGGCCGAACAGGACCTCAGGAGCCTCAAAGCAGAAGCAGATCAGACGGTGCTTGAGGTGGAACAGTTGTGTCAGGAACTCTCCCAGCAGACCGGCCTGAAAATCCAGCCCAACACCCCCCTCACCGAGCCTGCAGTGAAAACCACCCTCCCGGCATTCAAGGTGCAGATCGAGTTCCGTGTGGATGTGCTGGAAGCGCAGCAGAACGTGGCCGAGGCAGAACTGCAACTGAAACTGCTCGATCCAATTTTCAATTCCAGACGGGACCAGGAAGAAAGGCAGGCGGCTTTGGAGGGTGCAAAAACCTCCCTGGAAAGCACGGAAGCTGCAGCCCGCAGGGACATCCAGAAAGCCCGCGATGACTTCAAGAAGGCCGTGTCACAACTGTTTCTGGCAGAAGACCAGCTGAAAACACAGGAAAGCACCTACAGCAAAGACCAGCAGAAACACCAGCAGGGCATCCTGGCCCAGATCAAACTTCTGGAAAGCGAGGCTTCCCTGAGAGACAGCCGCCGCAAACTGCTGGAGGCCAGACAGCAGGTGGCGGATTCCTGGGCCTCTCTGGCCGTGGCCCTCAACCAGCCCATGGCTGATCCCCAGGAGAAAAGCCAGTGA
- a CDS encoding TolC family protein, producing the protein MKRILGLWIMGGLLSAAGAVPLPEFLQGLEQSPAYQRNLQEEASSVLALKLAEKASGWQVSGTGGWDQTPAGGTLHSTLQLSLGVLPWSESQRNLSREGRKSRLVLLRLEEEREELRLKAISLYFRLHLLQQQVVAATREAELRSRLHAAATEQHRLGNMKLSEVQQVLRKKTEAEVQQITLEAELQAAHFDALSLGGKGDPTDPLPEVFPSPDEQDLLKALENKPAVQEARFQLEEAQVQLEEAQRSGAPELQVSGSVFQGNFSGQLQFNLQKGTVSSEIGVQSTGQGSGWKASATLRVPLVGSQGANLELAAQKVHEARAHLQEAEQAQVQKLRDELGKKRLLEEHLRLQTLTLRQAEESQKLAQKRLMAGLISEAEQVELQIGLQKSRLDVEKTRVDLYLQCLKLQALLERKNP; encoded by the coding sequence ATGAAGCGAATTTTAGGCCTGTGGATCATGGGTGGACTGCTGTCTGCTGCGGGGGCAGTGCCCCTCCCCGAATTTTTACAGGGGCTGGAGCAGAGCCCGGCCTACCAGCGGAACCTGCAGGAAGAAGCGTCCAGTGTGCTTGCCCTGAAGCTTGCAGAAAAAGCTTCAGGGTGGCAGGTGTCAGGCACCGGAGGATGGGACCAGACCCCTGCTGGAGGGACTTTGCATTCGACGCTGCAACTGTCACTCGGGGTGCTGCCGTGGAGCGAAAGCCAGCGCAATCTGTCCCGTGAAGGGCGAAAAAGCCGCCTTGTCCTGCTGAGGCTTGAGGAAGAACGGGAAGAACTCAGGCTCAAAGCCATCTCACTGTATTTCCGTCTGCACCTGTTGCAGCAGCAGGTGGTTGCCGCAACCCGTGAAGCGGAATTGCGCTCCCGACTCCATGCTGCGGCCACCGAACAGCACCGCCTGGGAAACATGAAACTCTCAGAAGTGCAGCAGGTGCTGCGCAAAAAAACCGAAGCAGAGGTCCAGCAGATCACTTTAGAGGCCGAGTTGCAGGCCGCCCACTTCGACGCCCTGTCCCTCGGGGGCAAAGGTGACCCCACAGACCCTTTGCCAGAGGTGTTCCCTTCACCAGACGAACAAGACCTCCTGAAAGCCCTCGAAAACAAACCTGCAGTGCAGGAGGCCAGATTTCAGCTTGAAGAGGCCCAGGTGCAGCTTGAAGAAGCCCAGAGATCCGGCGCCCCGGAACTGCAGGTCTCGGGCAGTGTTTTTCAGGGGAACTTTTCTGGACAGCTGCAATTCAACCTGCAAAAAGGCACCGTTTCTTCAGAAATTGGCGTGCAGTCCACAGGGCAGGGGAGTGGCTGGAAAGCCTCTGCCACATTGCGTGTTCCCCTGGTGGGTTCCCAGGGAGCAAACCTTGAACTGGCTGCACAAAAGGTCCATGAGGCCCGTGCCCACCTGCAGGAGGCAGAGCAAGCCCAGGTGCAGAAGCTCCGGGATGAACTGGGCAAAAAACGCCTCCTCGAAGAACACCTGCGCCTGCAGACCCTCACCCTGCGGCAGGCTGAAGAGTCGCAAAAGCTCGCCCAGAAGCGCCTGATGGCCGGCCTCATCTCCGAAGCCGAACAGGTCGAACTGCAGATCGGGCTTCAGAAATCCCGGTTGGACGTAGAAAAAACCCGAGTGGACCTGTACCTGCAGTGCCTCAAGTTGCAGGCCCTCCTGGAAAGGAAAAACCCATGA
- a CDS encoding sensor histidine kinase: MTLKLRILLWLTPSLLVLFLVLFFSVQRVLVASLEPLIAPSSMPFTLPIMSTLASEDTGAMQPGQAIDVRKPTVGPVAILTTQPLQYQKAIPAAVATRLEQTTGLTQGAPAYFVRADGDNLVFQAVPYQTVLELPWTLTSSLILWGVLAFLLAWGVGAWGILRSLKPLLDLGSEISTRSAENLRPLKAPLIPELKRSIDALNGLFQEMHHTLERRKQQEEAARRFAYGASHELRNPLAALRLYLEVIRASPHEKRAWDGIEAQTQRTEKLLDSLLFLARLEGQAEPQVQQVDLRSLIKEAFQGPVQGDARVQADPALLELALRNLLENAKRYATGARQIQIEPLPHEVWIWVEDEGPGIPAELRDQVFEPFVKQSSGTGLGLALVKAVAQVHRGHARAENTRTGARVGFSVGRS; the protein is encoded by the coding sequence ATGACCCTGAAATTGCGCATTCTGCTGTGGCTGACCCCTTCTCTGCTGGTGCTGTTTCTGGTGCTGTTTTTCAGTGTGCAGCGGGTGCTGGTGGCCAGTCTGGAGCCCTTGATTGCACCCTCCAGCATGCCTTTCACCCTTCCGATCATGTCCACCCTGGCCAGTGAGGACACTGGAGCAATGCAGCCGGGGCAGGCCATCGACGTACGCAAGCCCACGGTCGGGCCGGTTGCCATCCTGACCACGCAACCCCTGCAATACCAGAAGGCCATTCCTGCTGCAGTGGCCACACGTCTGGAACAGACCACGGGGCTCACCCAGGGGGCACCTGCCTATTTCGTGCGTGCCGATGGAGACAACCTGGTGTTCCAGGCGGTGCCGTACCAGACGGTGCTGGAACTCCCGTGGACCCTCACCTCCAGCCTGATTTTGTGGGGGGTTCTGGCCTTTCTGCTGGCGTGGGGGGTGGGGGCGTGGGGCATTCTGCGTTCCCTGAAGCCCCTCCTGGACCTTGGGAGTGAAATCAGCACCCGCAGTGCTGAGAACCTCAGGCCACTGAAGGCCCCACTCATTCCAGAGCTCAAGCGATCCATTGACGCCCTGAATGGACTTTTTCAGGAGATGCATCACACCCTGGAACGACGCAAGCAGCAGGAGGAGGCCGCCCGGCGTTTCGCTTACGGGGCTTCCCATGAACTTCGCAATCCGCTGGCTGCCCTGCGCCTGTACCTGGAGGTCATTCGTGCCAGTCCCCATGAGAAGAGGGCCTGGGACGGCATCGAGGCCCAGACCCAGAGAACCGAGAAGCTGCTGGACAGCCTGCTGTTCCTGGCCCGTCTGGAAGGTCAGGCTGAACCACAGGTGCAGCAGGTGGACCTGAGGTCCCTGATCAAGGAGGCTTTTCAAGGCCCTGTGCAGGGGGACGCCAGGGTTCAGGCGGACCCTGCTTTGCTTGAACTGGCCCTGAGAAACCTGCTGGAAAACGCAAAGCGGTATGCCACTGGCGCACGCCAGATTCAAATTGAACCTTTGCCCCATGAGGTGTGGATCTGGGTGGAAGATGAAGGTCCAGGCATTCCTGCAGAACTGCGAGATCAGGTGTTCGAGCCTTTTGTGAAGCAGTCCAGCGGCACTGGTCTGGGTCTGGCCCTGGTCAAGGCCGTGGCCCAGGTGCACCGGGGCCATGCCAGGGCCGAAAACACCCGCACTGGGGCAAGGGTTGGGTTTTCGGTGGGCCGCAGCTGA
- a CDS encoding alpha/beta fold hydrolase: MPSQLNEFFTPAGIHVLSTPSSDLIPVVFLGGICWTAETARNELLRYRPHQAIAFSYRGHGQSAFREGLGIHELKKDLLEVVETMALQKFCLVAYSFSVPVAILFSRAHSDLLKMLVLMDYPAESRERPLSWVSEVQAALPTMDIRTIEGLQQDITQQEFWKDLQGLPFPVLLLHGTQEDSRIAPVHLQKYHQHVDRLLVEKMEGSGHNLWQPDPEAPSRKVLQHLHNIMRPEQSGEFSVPFPDDA; encoded by the coding sequence ATGCCTTCTCAACTCAACGAATTTTTCACGCCAGCTGGAATTCATGTGCTCTCGACCCCATCCTCAGACCTGATTCCGGTGGTTTTTCTTGGAGGCATCTGCTGGACAGCAGAAACGGCCCGGAATGAACTGTTGAGGTACAGGCCGCATCAGGCCATCGCTTTCAGTTACCGGGGTCATGGTCAGAGTGCTTTTCGGGAAGGGCTGGGGATTCATGAGCTGAAAAAAGACCTGCTGGAGGTCGTCGAAACGATGGCCCTTCAAAAGTTCTGTCTGGTGGCCTATTCCTTCTCTGTGCCTGTTGCCATCCTGTTTTCCAGAGCACATTCTGATCTGCTGAAGATGCTGGTCCTGATGGATTATCCTGCAGAGTCCAGAGAACGTCCTCTGTCCTGGGTTTCAGAAGTCCAGGCTGCCCTGCCCACAATGGACATCCGCACCATCGAGGGTCTCCAGCAGGACATCACCCAGCAGGAATTCTGGAAGGACCTTCAGGGGCTTCCATTTCCAGTGCTGCTGCTGCATGGAACGCAGGAAGACAGCCGAATTGCTCCAGTGCACCTGCAGAAATACCATCAACATGTGGACAGGCTTCTGGTGGAAAAGATGGAGGGGTCCGGTCACAACCTGTGGCAACCCGATCCAGAAGCTCCTTCCAGAAAGGTGCTCCAGCATCTGCACAACATCATGCGTCCTGAGCAGTCAGGAGAATTTTCAGTTCCCTTTCCAGACGATGCCTGA